In Halanaeroarchaeum sp. HSR-CO, one DNA window encodes the following:
- a CDS encoding FlaD/FlaE family flagellar protein: protein MASWLGGGEESETEESGDDEFAMEDDEFGMDDFDDDFGGMEEMEDTGGSSSSELEHRIEELESEIANVSSTANTVRSENEQISEKVDDVEENVRKLLEIYEMVTRGVNPFVDDVSTGAGMDADAGSFGLFDSDEDETAEEADEDLDSDIADAEAEDFFDDDAFDEFDDEFDDGDDELGDMDEMDEFDDGDDDLGDMDGMDEFEDGDDDLGDMDGMEDMMDESMDNDLETMDDDSDDSGGGGTSFEELKAEYESGEADWADELDDGDDPDDSMDADLDVEDETEDEPGDLFIEDDLTGEEDEPDADAGMEPTEAMGEDSFEVEDEEIHDDPAPESTVAADGPADQAESGSEFQFGAAHVTAAGESPHLERPPNGYLADVVILEWLDFLVDAYDARNAVRAINYYERIGWIGEPMRDHCVEVLLGITDAEYLYRDEFGTTDITMSDHRKSLGYVEELAGGQLERTFVERLDTLESNGF from the coding sequence ATGGCGAGTTGGCTGGGCGGGGGAGAGGAATCCGAGACGGAGGAGAGTGGCGACGACGAGTTCGCGATGGAAGACGACGAGTTCGGCATGGACGACTTCGACGACGATTTCGGTGGGATGGAGGAGATGGAGGATACCGGTGGGTCCTCTTCGTCGGAACTCGAACATCGGATCGAGGAGCTGGAGAGCGAGATAGCGAACGTCTCTTCTACCGCGAACACCGTCCGCAGCGAGAACGAACAGATCAGCGAGAAGGTCGACGACGTCGAGGAGAACGTGCGCAAACTCCTCGAGATATACGAGATGGTGACTCGGGGCGTCAATCCGTTCGTCGACGACGTGAGCACGGGCGCTGGAATGGATGCAGACGCGGGGAGTTTTGGGCTATTCGACTCCGACGAGGATGAGACGGCGGAGGAGGCGGACGAGGACCTCGATTCGGACATCGCCGACGCCGAGGCCGAAGACTTCTTCGACGACGACGCATTCGACGAATTCGACGACGAGTTCGACGACGGGGACGACGAGCTCGGCGATATGGACGAGATGGACGAGTTCGACGACGGGGACGACGACCTCGGCGACATGGACGGGATGGACGAGTTCGAGGACGGGGACGACGACCTCGGCGACATGGACGGGATGGAGGACATGATGGACGAAAGCATGGACAACGACCTCGAGACGATGGACGACGATTCGGACGATTCGGGTGGCGGTGGCACGTCGTTCGAGGAACTGAAAGCCGAATACGAGTCCGGCGAGGCGGACTGGGCGGACGAACTCGACGACGGGGACGATCCGGATGATTCGATGGATGCGGACCTCGACGTCGAAGACGAAACGGAAGACGAACCCGGAGATCTGTTCATCGAAGACGACCTCACTGGCGAGGAAGACGAACCCGACGCTGACGCCGGGATGGAACCAACCGAGGCCATGGGCGAGGATTCGTTCGAGGTCGAAGACGAGGAGATCCACGACGACCCCGCCCCCGAGAGTACAGTTGCTGCAGACGGACCCGCCGACCAGGCGGAATCGGGATCCGAGTTCCAGTTCGGGGCCGCACACGTGACGGCTGCGGGCGAGAGTCCGCATCTCGAACGCCCCCCGAATGGATATCTCGCCGACGTGGTCATCCTCGAGTGGTTGGACTTCCTCGTCGACGCGTACGACGCTCGGAACGCGGTTCGGGCGATCAACTACTACGAGCGTATCGGCTGGATCGGCGAACCGATGCGCGATCACTGCGTGGAGGTGCTTCTCGGAATCACCGACGCCGAGTACCTCTATCGTGACGAGTTCGGAACGACGGATATCACGATGAGCGACCACCGAAAGAGTCTCGGGTACGTCGAGGAGTTGGCCGGCGGACAACTCGAGAGAACGTTCGTCGAACGACTCGATACCCTGGAGAGCAATGGGTTTTAG
- a CDS encoding flagellar protein G: MASVSSETLIIFIASLLVAASVAGTMTTGVNRLSDALGDRSIDVSDEIRTDIEIISDPGSNQTYDGSNVTVLVKNTGSGTLAHDPDTIDVLIDGQYRTAVSTTVIEQDTWREGSVIRLTVTGVDLATGDHRVVVDIDGDREVLEFRT; encoded by the coding sequence ATGGCCTCGGTGTCCTCGGAGACGCTAATAATCTTCATCGCCTCGTTGCTGGTCGCCGCGAGCGTCGCCGGGACCATGACGACGGGGGTGAACCGGCTGAGCGACGCACTCGGTGACCGGAGCATCGATGTGAGCGACGAAATCCGAACGGACATCGAGATCATCAGCGATCCGGGGAGCAATCAGACCTACGATGGCTCCAACGTCACCGTCCTGGTGAAGAACACCGGTTCGGGCACGCTCGCTCACGATCCGGATACGATTGACGTCCTGATCGATGGCCAGTACCGGACGGCAGTCTCGACGACCGTCATCGAGCAGGACACGTGGCGGGAAGGGTCGGTCATCCGACTCACCGTCACCGGCGTGGATCTCGCCACGGGCGATCACCGGGTCGTCGTCGACATCGACGGTGATCGGGAGGTGCTCGAGTTCCGCACATGA
- a CDS encoding type II/IV secretion system ATPase subunit, whose protein sequence is MADHGTREIGHELREAASRHPHLREYLQRFKQFTGEFPEFIEEPSDEWEARKPNVIYNVGGPIFCHVYGDVGKDTKYYTIEPELSGPEAAVFDEVRTRILEKSVKHTAPTAEAEYDDRIEELLEDTIRVAANDAGGNLLSRLRNMDVASIRNLTSEDLVNELSGSSRGQLSMDSADISTGGVLDGARSIAGRPKQAVEAMRAKLPVIQEAAERTFGYGRIPVSDTTYDTIRYRLNRDIVGLGPLEPVMRDPFNEDIHVIGPHQTYVDHGTYGLIRTTVDFGDPEEFDNWLRNIGERMGDPVSDSDPIVDSTLPDGSRINIIYSDDVSLKGPSLTIRQGDEVPLSVGQITKWGTLSPELAAYLWLCLENEQTVFVVGETASGKTTTLNSIMAFIPRDSKIYTAEDTAEVLPPHDTWQQLLTREGQGENSADVDMFDLVAAALRSRPDYIIVGEVRGEEGRMAFQAAQTGHPVMLTFHASDIVSMIQRFTGEPIDVPETFMDNADVALFQNRVKQGNDVLRRVTSVQEIEGYSKEMGGVVTRQAFYWDPVEDEIVFQGRNNSYVLEEQIATLLGYEDTREIYDEMDFRTEIIERIIQEDLIGYHDFNDTVASFQRDGVEGLPFTMARRDF, encoded by the coding sequence ATGGCAGATCACGGAACCCGGGAGATCGGACACGAACTGCGCGAGGCCGCCAGTCGCCATCCCCACCTGCGGGAGTACCTTCAGCGGTTCAAGCAGTTCACCGGCGAGTTTCCCGAATTCATCGAGGAACCGTCCGACGAGTGGGAGGCCCGGAAACCGAACGTCATCTACAACGTCGGGGGTCCGATCTTCTGTCACGTCTACGGCGACGTTGGAAAGGATACCAAGTACTACACTATCGAACCGGAACTCTCGGGACCCGAGGCTGCAGTCTTCGACGAAGTGCGTACCCGCATCCTCGAGAAGTCGGTCAAGCACACCGCGCCGACCGCCGAAGCCGAGTACGACGATCGGATTGAAGAACTCCTCGAAGACACTATTCGGGTGGCTGCCAACGATGCCGGCGGGAACCTCCTCTCTCGGCTCCGGAACATGGACGTCGCGTCGATCAGGAACCTGACCAGCGAGGACCTCGTCAACGAACTCAGTGGGTCCTCCCGAGGACAACTCTCGATGGATTCGGCGGACATCTCGACCGGCGGCGTCCTCGACGGCGCACGGTCGATCGCCGGGCGGCCCAAGCAGGCCGTCGAGGCGATGCGTGCCAAACTACCGGTCATTCAGGAGGCTGCCGAGCGGACGTTCGGCTACGGCCGTATCCCCGTTTCGGATACGACCTACGACACGATTCGATATCGTCTCAACCGCGACATCGTGGGGCTGGGGCCACTCGAACCGGTGATGCGCGATCCTTTCAACGAGGACATCCACGTCATCGGCCCCCATCAGACGTACGTCGACCACGGGACCTACGGCCTCATCCGCACGACGGTCGACTTCGGGGATCCCGAGGAGTTCGACAACTGGCTTCGCAACATCGGTGAACGAATGGGTGATCCGGTCTCCGATTCCGACCCGATCGTCGACTCGACGTTACCCGACGGGTCGCGTATCAACATCATCTACTCAGACGACGTGAGTCTGAAGGGGCCGTCGCTCACCATTCGTCAAGGTGACGAGGTGCCCCTGTCGGTCGGCCAGATCACCAAGTGGGGAACGCTCTCACCGGAACTCGCCGCGTACCTGTGGCTCTGTCTCGAGAACGAGCAGACGGTGTTCGTCGTCGGCGAGACGGCCTCCGGAAAGACGACCACGCTCAACTCCATCATGGCGTTCATCCCACGGGACTCGAAGATATACACCGCAGAGGACACCGCGGAGGTCCTTCCGCCCCACGACACCTGGCAGCAACTGCTCACGCGTGAGGGACAGGGAGAGAACAGCGCCGACGTCGACATGTTCGATCTGGTCGCGGCAGCCCTGCGATCACGTCCCGATTACATCATCGTGGGCGAGGTCCGTGGGGAGGAGGGGCGGATGGCGTTCCAGGCCGCCCAGACCGGCCACCCCGTCATGCTGACCTTCCACGCCAGCGACATCGTCTCGATGATCCAGCGGTTCACCGGCGAACCGATCGACGTCCCCGAGACGTTCATGGACAACGCGGACGTCGCGCTGTTCCAGAACCGGGTCAAACAGGGCAACGACGTGCTTCGTCGCGTCACCAGCGTGCAGGAGATAGAAGGCTACTCCAAAGAGATGGGTGGGGTCGTCACTCGGCAGGCCTTCTACTGGGACCCCGTCGAGGACGAGATCGTCTTCCAGGGCCGAAACAACTCCTACGTTCTCGAAGAGCAGATCGCGACGCTGCTCGGGTACGAGGATACCCGAGAAATCTACGACGAGATGGACTTCCGGACGGAGATCATCGAGCGGATCATCCAGGAGGACCTCATCGGCTATCACGACTTCAACGATACCGTCGCCTCGTTCCAGCGCGACGGCGTCGAGGGGCTCCCGTTCACGATGGCTCGCCGAGACTTCTAA
- a CDS encoding ATPase domain-containing protein: protein MSQRQNLYSLGLEERDRLNKELGGGIPQGSIVLIEGDYGAGKSALSQRFSFGLCDQGASVTLLSTELTVRGFIDQMHSLDYGVEEHLLDERLLFLHADVDTGGSALRGGDDNTDRKKLLKRLMEAEAMWDGDVIVIDTFDAILRNDPNFEALVRQNEERQAALEIISFFRDIVTQGKVIVLTVDPSTVDEEAIGPFRSIADVFLELQMAEVGNDVRRSIQVRRFAGMGEQVGDSVGFSVRSGTGIVIESRSVA from the coding sequence ATGAGCCAACGACAGAACCTCTACTCGCTCGGACTGGAAGAACGGGATCGCCTCAACAAGGAACTGGGGGGAGGGATCCCGCAAGGCAGTATCGTCCTCATCGAGGGTGACTACGGCGCGGGCAAGAGCGCGCTGAGCCAGCGGTTCTCCTTCGGCCTCTGTGACCAGGGCGCTTCGGTTACCCTCCTCTCGACTGAACTCACGGTTCGTGGATTCATCGACCAGATGCATTCGCTGGATTACGGCGTCGAAGAGCACCTCCTGGACGAACGGTTGCTCTTCTTGCACGCCGACGTCGATACCGGCGGGAGCGCACTCCGGGGTGGCGACGACAACACCGACCGGAAGAAGCTCCTCAAACGACTGATGGAGGCCGAAGCGATGTGGGACGGCGACGTCATCGTCATCGACACGTTCGACGCCATCCTGCGGAACGATCCGAACTTCGAAGCGCTCGTCAGACAGAACGAAGAACGCCAGGCCGCTCTCGAGATCATCTCCTTTTTCAGGGACATCGTTACCCAGGGGAAAGTTATCGTCCTGACGGTCGACCCATCGACCGTCGACGAGGAGGCCATCGGTCCGTTCAGATCCATCGCGGACGTGTTCCTGGAACTGCAGATGGCCGAGGTCGGCAACGACGTCCGCCGTTCGATCCAGGTCCGCCGGTTCGCCGGGATGGGCGAACAGGTCGGTGACTCGGTGGGCTTCTCCGTGCGGTCGGGCACTGGCATCGTCATCGAGAGTCGGAGCGTCGCATAA
- a CDS encoding flagellin, with protein MGFSVSASTAILLVAAFASVGMLYTSAANGFEQVSDATLTQQEQALETENTDVSIVNITHNTSGTTDYVNVTVENAGASTLHVSKTDLLLNGTYTNGFESRTLSTADGTIEAGTNGTDLWQPGENLTLVVHENVSKPFRVKVVSDRGVAATEVVS; from the coding sequence ATGGGTTTTAGCGTCAGTGCCTCGACGGCCATCCTCCTGGTCGCAGCGTTCGCCAGCGTTGGGATGCTGTACACCTCCGCGGCGAACGGGTTCGAGCAGGTATCCGATGCGACTCTCACTCAGCAAGAACAGGCACTGGAAACGGAGAATACCGACGTGTCGATCGTGAATATCACGCACAACACTTCGGGAACGACCGACTACGTCAACGTCACCGTCGAGAACGCCGGGGCGAGCACCCTCCACGTTTCGAAAACGGATCTGCTCCTGAACGGCACATACACGAACGGCTTCGAGTCGAGGACCCTCTCGACGGCCGACGGAACCATCGAGGCGGGGACGAACGGGACCGACCTCTGGCAGCCAGGCGAGAACCTCACCCTCGTGGTCCACGAGAACGTCTCGAAACCGTTTCGGGTGAAAGTCGTCTCGGATCGAGGTGTGGCGGCGACGGAGGTGGTCTCCTGA
- the flaJ gene encoding archaellar assembly protein FlaJ — protein MATESDAATDNSLENIDIVSLLASIRQSYIDMEMSIPRYLLVIVIPAVIVAMLSFVAALVLDLPGAVRMPMPLLGVLVFGSALLYPKIKQDQRRKRMEEVFHLYVTHMTVLSTTNIDRVEVFRRISSEAEYGPLAEETRRIVQLVDTWNQSLDDACRMRAKKVPSDPVSDFFDRLAYTINAGESLSSYLVSEQSAIIRNYTTIYEGQLENLEVMKDLYMSMVLSVTFALVFATVLPILSGTNPTLTVAAVVVMYTFIQIGFLYAIYTVAPSDPIWYFPTDRTTTIERKLQVGTAVGVVLSIAVITGTLAVMLGMTRIDPQSVPLPIYAAVPTTPLIIPGLIARNAEVDVKGRDDEFVSFIRALGSSETAQQTTTTKVLSRLRRKDFGPLTENIDDLYKRLNMRLSGPDAWRFFTADAHSYLIQKFSEMYLIGREMGGDPKHLGELISQNMSEVLQLRERRDQSTTTLIGVMYGISAAATFAFFIGLGIVEVLAGMSMGIESTGQFNFESLINTQVYDVDVIEYLLTVTVLVNAVLSSLIIRVVDGGHKVNSYLHFVVLTWITAVIGSMTLELVSMLLSV, from the coding sequence ATGGCGACGGAATCGGACGCCGCCACCGATAACTCGCTCGAGAACATCGACATCGTCTCGTTACTCGCGTCGATCCGGCAGTCGTACATCGACATGGAGATGTCGATTCCGCGGTATCTCCTCGTCATCGTCATTCCGGCGGTCATCGTCGCGATGCTGTCTTTCGTTGCGGCACTCGTTTTGGATCTCCCAGGGGCAGTACGGATGCCGATGCCGTTGCTGGGGGTGCTCGTCTTCGGGTCTGCCCTGCTGTATCCCAAAATAAAACAGGACCAGCGCCGGAAGCGAATGGAGGAGGTATTTCACCTCTACGTCACGCACATGACCGTCCTCTCGACCACCAACATCGACCGCGTGGAGGTCTTCCGTCGCATCTCTTCGGAAGCGGAGTACGGTCCGCTGGCGGAGGAGACCCGACGAATCGTACAGCTGGTTGACACCTGGAACCAGAGCCTCGACGACGCGTGCCGGATGCGGGCGAAGAAGGTACCCAGCGATCCGGTCTCCGATTTCTTCGATCGACTCGCCTATACTATCAACGCCGGCGAGAGTCTCTCGAGTTATCTGGTGAGCGAGCAATCGGCCATCATCCGCAACTACACGACGATCTACGAAGGCCAACTCGAGAACCTGGAGGTGATGAAGGACCTCTACATGTCGATGGTCCTCTCGGTGACGTTCGCGCTCGTGTTCGCGACCGTCTTGCCGATCCTCTCGGGAACGAATCCGACGCTGACAGTGGCTGCCGTCGTCGTGATGTACACCTTCATTCAGATCGGGTTCCTCTATGCCATCTACACGGTTGCGCCGAGTGACCCCATCTGGTATTTCCCGACCGATCGGACCACCACCATCGAACGAAAACTGCAGGTCGGTACGGCCGTCGGTGTCGTGCTCTCTATCGCCGTCATCACCGGGACGCTGGCGGTCATGCTCGGGATGACGCGAATCGACCCCCAGTCGGTTCCGTTGCCGATCTATGCGGCGGTGCCGACGACCCCACTCATCATCCCCGGACTCATTGCCCGGAATGCAGAGGTAGACGTGAAGGGCCGCGACGACGAGTTCGTCAGCTTCATCCGTGCGCTGGGGTCAAGCGAGACGGCCCAGCAGACCACCACGACGAAGGTCCTCTCACGACTCAGGCGAAAGGACTTCGGACCCCTCACCGAGAACATCGACGACCTGTACAAGCGACTCAACATGCGACTGTCCGGCCCCGACGCCTGGCGATTCTTCACGGCCGACGCCCACTCCTATCTCATCCAGAAGTTCTCGGAAATGTATCTCATCGGTCGGGAGATGGGTGGTGACCCGAAGCATCTCGGCGAACTCATCAGTCAGAACATGAGTGAGGTGCTTCAGCTGCGCGAACGCCGTGATCAGTCCACCACTACGCTCATCGGGGTGATGTACGGTATCTCCGCCGCCGCGACGTTCGCATTCTTCATCGGCCTCGGCATCGTCGAGGTGCTCGCCGGAATGTCGATGGGGATCGAGTCGACGGGACAGTTCAACTTCGAGAGCCTGATCAACACCCAGGTGTACGACGTGGACGTTATCGAGTACCTGCTCACGGTGACGGTGCTGGTCAACGCCGTGCTCTCGTCGCTCATCATCCGCGTCGTGGACGGGGGTCACAAGGTCAATTCGTATCTGCACTTCGTCGTCCTCACCTGGATCACTGCGGTCATCGGGTCGATGACGCTCGAACTGGTCTCGATGTTGCTCTCGGTGTAG
- a CDS encoding FlaD/FlaE family flagellar protein — protein MTINPGDYDPEDLRRAAREELDSRELEDLRSRISAADTGSAATVKADQVKELVRIESGADPTTLDRPYLTSIPDQYAGRLTLFEWLDFVLRRAGVRRTLEALEYYEKIGWISGDVAEELRDHVRAFRDVARETSTTDLETTDHVLSLVYVARLASMAPK, from the coding sequence ATGACCATCAACCCAGGTGACTACGACCCCGAGGACCTCCGTCGTGCCGCCCGTGAAGAACTCGACTCGCGCGAGCTCGAAGACCTCCGTTCCCGGATATCGGCAGCCGACACCGGATCGGCCGCGACGGTGAAGGCCGACCAGGTGAAAGAACTCGTCCGAATCGAGAGTGGTGCAGACCCGACCACCCTCGACCGGCCCTACCTGACGTCGATTCCGGACCAGTACGCCGGTCGATTGACGCTGTTCGAATGGCTCGATTTCGTGCTCAGGCGCGCCGGCGTGCGACGGACCCTCGAAGCGCTAGAATACTACGAGAAGATCGGCTGGATCAGCGGCGACGTCGCCGAAGAACTTCGTGACCACGTTCGCGCCTTTCGGGATGTCGCGCGCGAGACTTCGACGACGGATCTCGAGACGACCGACCACGTATTGAGTCTCGTCTACGTCGCCCGCCTGGCATCGATGGCCCCGAAATGA